The Narcine bancroftii isolate sNarBan1 chromosome 6, sNarBan1.hap1, whole genome shotgun sequence genome window below encodes:
- the LOC138737501 gene encoding protein spire homolog 1-like isoform X2, producing the protein MKEVRSGVRLRKASERSYSPVPVKPEQSLFKKLLDDIKYKRYFLHKVMRNNKPRTSSETLLDFGLLRSLLKPVTARKLRDAPSSSPSLHKLLMKEIQSGVRKLHPVSPDVESQSSRPFWFGTEQWKGKPFIRYGPESSRYLGRKGVAKAFILVGRD; encoded by the exons ATGAAGGAAGTGCGCAGTGGTGTGAGGTTAAGGAAAGCAAGTGAGCGAAGTTACAGCCCTGTTCCTGTGAAGCCTGAGCAATCTTTATTTAAGAAACTACTGGATGACATTAAATACAAGCGCTACTTTCTTCACAAGGTGATG CGCAACAACAAGCCCAGAACATCTAGTGAAACCTTGCTGGACTTTGGCCTCTTGAGGTCCTTGTTGAAACCT GTGACTGCAAGAAAGCTCCGGGATGCGCCCTCCTCCAGCCCTAGTCTCCACAAGTTGCTGATGAAAGAGATACAATCAGGAGTCAGGAAGCTCCACCCAGTGTCGCCTGATGTGGAGAGCCAGTCCA GCAGACCGTTCTGGTTTGGAACAGAACAGTGGAAGGGAAAGCCGTTCATCAGATACGGTCCAGAATCAAGCAG ATATCTCGGCAGGAAGGGTGTCGCCAAAGCCTTCATCCTGGTTGGACGTGACTAA